A genomic window from Papaver somniferum cultivar HN1 unplaced genomic scaffold, ASM357369v1 unplaced-scaffold_15, whole genome shotgun sequence includes:
- the LOC113335740 gene encoding trichohyalin-like — MNTIYSEGNNVSLEEDELRRRRYDHEEYEGGRRRRRRMNENGERDLRRALEISQWEDQRRRHEEEQRKEDELQRRENLIRDEEERRRPGEERLSAMRGRPHEEDGGNLNQEVLNELRYIRALINNSRRGGRVQLAEAIEEADKSPFTYEIMHADIPEKCVLPTLASIFSGKCSATLEAIYPFVYAMGTK; from the coding sequence ATGAATACCATATATTCAGAAGGAAACAATGTATCTTTGGAGGAAGATGAACTGCGGCGAAGGAGATATGACCACGAGGAATATGAAGGAGGAcgaagaagaagacgacgaaTGAATGAAAACGGAGAAAGAGACTTGAGAAGAGCACTGGAGATCTCACAATGGGAAGATCAGAGGCGGAGACATGAGGAGGAACAGAGGAAGGAGGACGAACTGCAACGTCGGGAGAACCTAATCCGAGACGAGGAGGAAAGGAGACGACCAGGCGAAGAGAGGCTTAGCGCGATGAGAGGCCGTCCCCATGAGGAAGATGGAGGAAACTTGAACCAAGAAGTCCTGAACGAGTTGAGATACATTAGGGCTTTAATTAATAACTCACGGAGAGGTGGAAGAGTACAGTTAGCAGAAGCAATAGAGGAAGCAGATAAATCGCCATTCACCTATGAGATCATGCATGCGGACATCCCGGAGAAATGTGTATTACCAACGCTTGCAAGCATATTCAGTGGAAAGTGCAGTGCAACACTTGAAGCAATATACCCTTTCGTTTATGCAATGGGGACGAAATGA